A stretch of Christensenellaceae bacterium DNA encodes these proteins:
- the scpA gene encoding segregation and condensation protein A — protein sequence MEEYTVRLAQFEGPLDLLLHLVGKAKIDLQDIFVSQITEQYLVYMEQIEEIDMDRASEFLNMAATLLYIKSRALLPAKREELEDEDFVDPETELIERLRAYKMYKELGQKLSDLEKQSKQVYYKLPEELFDLSQEVVIDGADTDVLYLAFLELLKNRKKSEEEEQYRKVEIQQDTFSIRVQKKKILNRLKQEKRVYFFSLFEEQASHMEIAVTFIALLELWHVGKIVIRQKKAFEDIMLEYQNGGIAS from the coding sequence ATGGAAGAATATACCGTCAGGCTTGCGCAATTTGAGGGTCCGCTGGATTTGTTGCTCCACCTGGTTGGCAAAGCAAAAATAGATTTACAAGATATTTTTGTTTCGCAAATTACGGAGCAATATCTCGTTTATATGGAACAGATCGAAGAAATCGATATGGACCGCGCGAGCGAGTTTTTGAATATGGCGGCTACGCTGTTGTACATTAAATCGCGCGCACTGTTGCCCGCCAAGCGCGAGGAACTTGAAGACGAGGATTTTGTGGATCCGGAGACAGAGTTGATTGAGCGGCTGCGCGCATATAAAATGTATAAGGAACTCGGGCAGAAGCTTTCTGATCTCGAAAAGCAATCAAAGCAGGTTTATTACAAACTTCCGGAAGAACTTTTCGATCTCTCCCAGGAAGTGGTAATTGACGGCGCGGATACAGACGTGCTCTATCTGGCCTTTCTGGAGTTGTTAAAAAACAGAAAGAAATCCGAGGAAGAGGAGCAATACCGGAAAGTTGAAATCCAGCAGGATACGTTTAGCATTCGTGTCCAGAAGAAAAAAATCCTCAACCGGCTTAAGCAGGAAAAAAGGGTATATTTTTTTTCGCTGTTTGAAGAACAGGCTTCGCACATGGAAATCGCGGTTACGTTTATCGCTTTACTGGAGCTGTGGCATGTCGGCAAGATTGTCATCCGGCAAAAAAAAGCCTTTGAAGACATCATGCTGGAATATCAAAACGGAGGGATAGCGAGTTGA